From the genome of Capsicum annuum cultivar UCD-10X-F1 chromosome 4, UCD10Xv1.1, whole genome shotgun sequence:
TGAGGTAGCCCTAAAAGCAAAGTTACAACTTGATTCTAGTGCTGCCAGGGggaataaaagaaaaggaaagaagggaaattatggAAATTCTGAAGCTACATCTAAAAAAAATGCTACAGCCACCGCTAAAAATAAAGAAGGCAAATATCCTCCTTTATCAACATTATGGGAGGAGAAATCATCCACATTTCAAGTGTTGGAGAAAGCCTGATATGAAATATCGAATGTGTTAAAAACTCAGTCATCCCGAGATTATCTGCAAAGATAAGCATTTACAACaacaaaatgaagaacaaattgtAGGCCAAGAGCGAGAAGAGCAATTGTTTGTGGCTACCTGCTACGCAAGCAAAAGTTCAAGTGAAAGCTGGCTTATTGATAGTGGTTATACGAACCATATGACCAGTGATGAAAAGCTTTTTAGAGAGCTTGACAAATCAGTTAAATCAAGAGTCAAGATTGAAAATGGAGAATACCTCACGGCAGGATAGGGACTGTAGCAATTACAAAACTTATTTATGAAGTTTCATTTG
Proteins encoded in this window:
- the LOC124897906 gene encoding uncharacterized protein LOC124897906 — protein: MTCKLAKEIWDFLKKEYNGDERIRGMKVLNLVREFEMQRMKKSEAIKDYSDRLLLITNRVRILGTELNDNRIVQKAQEQRRMMRREGSIEVALKAKLQLDSSAARGNKRKGKKGNYGNSEATSKKNATATAKNKEGKYPPLSTLWEEKSSTFQVHPEIICKDKHLQQQNEEQIVGQEREEQLFVATCYASKSSSESWLIDSGYTNHMTSDEKLFRELDKSVKSRVKIENGEYLTAG